The DNA region GAACTACTTTATGCAAATGAGATGGTTAAATTCATGGCAATATGAATTATAAGGGTTCTCATTTAATGGAAACGAAACTTAAAAGAAATTCCATATTTTATCCCCATTGTGGTTTACGGAAGCTAATATCCTGTTCAGAGGTTTAAGAGTTTGAATAGCTCACACAATCCTGTAAAAATTACAACTGGCTGCCCTTTAATAAATAAAGTCATTGTAAAGAATTACATTTACAGAGTGAAAAGTGAATACATAGCATTTCAAATTCGATTTTGGAAGTACTAATAAGTACTGACCCATAACAATATACACTAGCTACCTTTTTAACTGTCCATCATTAGCACCAATAAAGATTCAACAAAATTACCTTTATTCTCACATCTCAAAACAATTCTGCAAATTCTTAGTGAAGTATAGTCACAGACCTTAAATATTcacattgttttctatgtcatACTGAAAATAAGTTCACTACTTTTCTGGATATTCTTTACAAAATCTTATTAAAATTCCTGGTATTATCACCCCAATTATACAGTAGCACAATCACCCTACGTCGTTTCACATGATAGCTCCTTAGAGGTTTCACATCTAAATTACCAAGAACAAAACCCTTCCCTCCCTCATCTTGCACTCATCTTAATTCTATACTAGTCCTTGGATTATGTACCACTGTAAAAGTATAACTGTATCAAAATTACCATGTTTATGGATACAATaatatgtcatacagagtaaCAAAGTTACATGTAATGACAAAGATTACTAAAGTTATGCCAGACAAGAACAAAGTTAGGACATGCTAGCTAGGCAAAGTCCCTAGAAAGAGGATCCTAGTATCCTAAGTTCAAATAACATTGACAAAATAATGAacaattatcttaaaaaaaaaaattataaagctacTGGCAAATCAGGTAATTGCTAAATAAGAGTAGAGCACGAGATTAAACTCTCTAATATTTACAACTGCAACATACTTGAGTAAAATTACAATTGTGCACATATCAGTGGCTTTGtaacaaaaataattcatatacATAGAGGAAAAATTAAGACAGTTTTCAATTCAACAGAAGTTGAATTCAACCTATCTCAAAGATACTCAACAGCCCAAAGATTTACCACAGAATTGAAGATTAGCTGATAAACCAGAGCCATGTTACCGGCATTTAAGACAAATTTTAAACAAGTTAAAGTCTATTGTTTGTTCCGAAGTCAGAAGACTGTGCAAACTTGACTTCAACAGGAATATACTGAGATGTGCAAACAAATGTAAAACCTCCACTAGCTGTTTACCTGGaggcttaccttttttttttctcagtgagcTTCCTGTTAACAACCATAAGCTATAAATACAGGTACAATGCACAGTCAgtgatctttttgttttatttattgttagaatataaaagaactgaaagagcaataagtttaatttcatttttataaggaAGACTGcatttacctgaaaaagaaatatggCATCACACACAAACACGCTTCAGGGGAGGAGTATGTTTAAGAACATGGTGTCCTTCTGAACGCTAAAGGAAAAGCGATTCCTGTTTACTGTTAAAATACGTAGTGTTAAAGTTCTCTATTTAAGAAAAAGACTTACTAATTCTTCACTAATGTAAGTTTCTGTGAATTTAGTTTTCAAATCACAGTAATCTACATAACCATTATTAACAGCTCTGTGTTTATAGTACTGCAACAAGCCAACAAACACTTAAATGCACTTCACATCAAGAGtatgtaaactttattttttcctcttcaagCCTTCAGAAAATTAGGGGCTATTTCAGCAGCCAATCTGGTCAGAACCTCTGAAGGCAGAATCAGTGCCTCACAGTGTAAATGACCATCTGTGGCACTGCATACCCATCTGGTAGTGAAGTGTCCCCCTTCAGTGGCTTCCAGTAAGGCCTAGAGTTTAAGGTTAACATGAAAAAGTGCCACCTTTGTTTTAGATTAGTGATGGACTCTgacaagataaaataaagttattctgTATATTGTTATACTTACAAGCAGCTCCAATCCTGAGTATTTATGGTAATAtctaaacatacaaaaatgtatGTACATTTTTCTCCACTTTCTTGTAAACAGTTGTCAGTATACTGTTTTATCCCTTTATCATTGAAACATGCAAATCATACATACGAgtataaatacacaaaagaaaacaatttacacTCATTCAAAAgccaagcaacaacaaaaaatagctACAGTATTCAAATTATAAATAAACGAATGCTTGAGGCATCTTATATTCCTAGAAGCAGCCAGCCATTCACCCTAATGTTCTTAGCTGCAATTGTAGAAATACTGAGTTTTGCACCTTCCATGCTTTTACAGTATTTATAACACTATCATATGTGGAGATAAAGACTTgtttactataatctcttcttttCAGAATGAAGAATAAAGCAGCACTTACAAATATTGAAGCAGTGGCAGTAACAGCAGGTGTTACCACTGCTAGATCAGGAGGAAGTTTTCCAttctaacaatttttaaattaaaaaagtaaaggaaaaattgACCTAAACAAATGATTACATGTTCATTCCTTGGGCACTTAACAGCGAGTCCAGCATGTCGAATGTGTCTTTGTAGTCCATATGCTGGCTGTTTGTACTGTACTCGTGATTGACATCAGGACCGTTGGTCTCCACTGGCTTCTTGTCCAGTTTCACGAGGGTGCTGAGATGTCCGTAGCCCACCTGGTATGTgacagggggaggagggggtaaGGGATGGTTAAAAACAGAGTTGTGAGAGGATACATACTGCTTAACAGAGGAGGAAGAACTAGATGAACTACCTGAACTTTTGGAACTTTTGCTCATTTTGGAGTGATGGTTGTGAGATGCATCATTGATATGCAGCTTCTTCCTTGAAGAGCTGGAACTAGAGGAAATGCCATCACTGCTCAGGCCAACAGGACTCCTCAGAACAGCGGGTGGTATCCCATCAGCACTGTGCTTGCTGCCACCACTGCTGCTGCCACTGTATGAGTGGGAATACTTGTGACTGCTGGGGTGGTGGCGGTTGGAAGGATGCTCCTTGTGCTTCTCCTTATGGTCCCTGCTAATATGCGGGCTGGAATGCTTGCTCTTCCCACTGCCTTCATCAGAAGAGCTGTGTCTTTCTGAGGAAGAaacttttatcttcattttcagtTCTTCTTTACTGACACTTTTATCAGTGGGTGGTATTGGAATCCGTAATTTCAGTGATCCACTCTTTTCCTTCTTATCTGCCatatatttttcaggtttttcaGCATTTGTAAtgggaattttcattttaatgggaGAGGTTACAGAACTGCTGCTGGCTGCCTGGGACTGTACATGTTTGTGTTGCTGTTCTACCTGGGCAGCTATATAATGATCCCTTGCATCCAGATCAAGGGTTTCTAGCTTAcgtttttctctgtatttatctAAAGACATTTTCTGAGGAATTACTCCAGGAGTAGCAGAACTTGGCCCATGGTGTTTACTGCTTCCTGCTTTATGAGTATAATCTTGCTTAATATTAGAATGGTCAGAAATTTTGTCAGGTCTGTGATGTAGTCCTGAATGCAGTGATACAGAAGGTCCCTGCTGGAAGTTGATGCTGTACTGGctaccagacaaagatgtctccTGTTTCTGTGAATATATCTGTTCTGTCCTTGCCGACTCTTGATGTTGAGGCCATTCTTGGTGTGATGACAAACCATATGAGGTACTTGGCATTCCTGTTGCTAGCACTGACAAATTATCAGATGCATGGCTGTCTTGAACagaaatatttcctgaatttAGAGGTACTGGTGCAGGGAATGTTGATGTAGATGGTTTCTGAAAACTTGGGTTGGTAGGCACACCAGTAACACTATCTACTAAAATGGAATTCTGGACCAAAGATGAACCAAGAAGTGGTGTTTCTGATACTTGTCCATCTACTTTTGGTTTCTTAGCCGCCTGATTAGCctatttaaataaaacacagaagaagCAATGACAGCAAAGGAATTTAATACAAATTTCTTTGCTTATAAAAATTCTATATTaaatacatggaaataaaatcaCCTGGGGTTTCACTTTATGTTACCAGTAAATAAATATCTTATTTAGAGGCATAAAAAGGATATAAATAGTTGAAAGCACTGGTTTTAAATTAGATGCAGACTAAATCCTAGCCCAGCATTTGAGAAAGGAATTTAACTCGTCTAAGCTTTAATTTTCCTGTTTGTAAAGTGAGGAGACTATTTCCACGGTAATcactatgaaaattaaataaggaatttataaagtatttatagCAAAGTCTACTGGACACCGTAGTTGAATAAATTATGAGTGTATGTAGCTTACGAAACACTGTAATTACTTACGAATACTGGaaataagaatatttaacaacaaaaattcaAACTGATTAGCTATGTAGTTAACAAATTGATGTTCTAAAAACCCGCCAATTCTCTTACCCTCCAGTTTCGAATCCTCTTCAACCTACTAGGCGTTTTCTCCAATATTTGTAGAAACTCATGTGTTAGCTCtaaagataaaattcaaatttaaaacttaGAAGGTGCCTTTAGATTTAGAATTCTCTCAAGTGGGCAATATTAGAAAGAAAGCGCAAGAGTTCATCTACTTCACCATCACCCTCCTAATTCAACCATCAGCACATACAGAAGTAGACACAGCTCTGAACTGGTATTTTCAaagatgaatcttaaaaaaatttgttttaaataaataaaacactcctCCCACACCCCCCTGATTTTACATGCTTACTTAGAATCTCTGGAAAATTtagtcacatttaaaaaattccttccaAATAGAAAATCTCTATTACGCAAACATCATAGTAATAATTGGGATAGGCAAGATCCATCAGTAGATTCTTTAAAATCAGTGGGCAAAAgtttaaggaaaaagagaatatttGTGTAATCCCAACATACCGTCCTCAAGATATTAAttataaacagaaaatcagtaactttatgaccttaaccaagtgatcatgATTATCATTACCAGCAATGACATATCAACATAATACCCCATGATAAAATGCACAGTAGGATAAAACccacttctgtggtattcttgccaaaaacgCATAACTTCACTCTAATAAtgggaaaacatcagacaaaactCCAATTGAGGAACATTTTATAAAGTAACTGACCATTCTTCTTCAAAGTGTCAAGgacatgaaagaaaaggaaagactgaAAAATTATCACAGATTAGAAGAGATTAAAGGGGCATGCCAACTAAATGGAACATGGGATTCTAGAATAGAAAATGGGGGAAATTTGAGTAAAATCTGTAGTTAATAGTATTATACCAATGTTAACTTCTTCGTTTTGATaatcatattattattatagaagatgttaacattagagaAACTGGGTACAAGCTATAATAGTATAGAATCTGTACTACTTCACAATTTCTTTagatttaaaatcatttcaaagttaaatgaaaaaaattcctttaccTATACTCATAACTTCCTAGCAATCAACACTAGTAACATTATCAGTAAATCATCCTGgttatatttttacaatttttttcctaaaatttaggATTACAATGAGATGACCCACTTTTCCAAAGTGGTGTGGTTATGATGAATTAGTTTTTGACTCCAAAATAGTGTCATTAATAAAGTTATTGGCCACtctcaagataaataatattagtCAAATGAATTACAATGTCACGTAATATTATTAATGCCAATTTAATAGAGACTAGATTCATGCAAAAACTCGGCACCATTATATGCTCACAAGCTGTGACAACTAATTCCTGCTAAAGACTCAGGAGCTTTTCGATTCAGTCTGGATGAAAACAATCTAATGTCTGTACtaccatttcttcatctgaaaaaaaaatgaccactTTTCTACTTGGACACAGCAGTAAGTCTAGTAGACACATGCCTTTGGGTCCAAAATTAACAATAAACTGTTTTGACTCGATTTCAGAAAAAATTCAAGTTACAAAAAACACATGAAGGTTTGTtattaatcattaaaaacaaccaagccccccccccccaaaccctGTTACAGGTAGGCCAAATACAAGCCAATGTTGTTTTGGGGACAGtcattaaatgaattattttagtaAACACTGATGCTTCAGACACCGCGATAAAATTCAGATACTCTTAGTATCTTATactttgttactttatttttatggGATCACAATGTGATCCCATAAAAATGTGAGAAAAGGCTGCCACATAATACATTGAAATTTTCAATGTGTTAAGTGTCCAAGATTCCTATTCAGTGGTTCTCCAAATGAATAACGTACTGGAGCCTTTTCAGAATAGAAGCAAAGGGATATTTAGGTGCCTCCTGTTGTGTCAAAAAAAGACTTTACCTATTGATACAATTTAAGAGCAGGATAAAAGGCAGATTACTCGCTTTCTGTGAGCTTTATTTTAGCACCATATATACAAActatttttattaagtttatGCCTATTTTATCTTTATCTATTGACTGCTAAAATAAGACGGTGGCATAGGTAACCTAATTTCAAgtcacagatggaaaaaaaaaaagcccctactagttttttattttttatttttttgcggtacgtgggcctctcaccgctgtggcctctcccgccacggagcgacgcgcaggcccagcggccatgggcccacgggcccagccgctctgcggcacgcgggatcctcccggattggggcacgaacccgcgccccccacatcggcaggcggactgccaaccactgcaccaccctagttttttattttttattattattaaaaaaatttttttactggagtatagttgctttacaatgtttttttttttttgcccacatCTCgcagcatgcagaacttccctgaccagggatcgaacccgcatcccctgcaatggaagcgtagagccctaaccactggacctccagggaagcacCCCCCCCCGCCACTAGTTTTTAGAAGATGTTATTTCAACTCACTGAAGATTTCCTACCACTCTGAATAACCTTTAGAAAAACCTCTGGCAATGTAAGGAAAAGAGGATAATCATGCGGCAGTAATACAGCATGAGGTATATAATCCAGGAGAAATttttcagggaggaaaaaaaaataccaaaacaaaATCAAGAGACCTAACAAAGAGCATATTTTACCACAAGGGTAGACAAACTATCACCAGTGGGCCAAATATGACCTGCatcctgtttctgtaaataaagttttactggaacacagccactcATTTTACAGGttgcctatggctgctttccaGTTACGGTGGCAGAGTTGTCTAGGTGCATAGATAGTATAGCCCACAAACCCTAAAAtagttactatctggcccttcacagaaaagggagaagacccttAATGAAATTTCTGTCTTAAAGCATCTAAGATATTAATGGAAAACCACATTCCAAAGCCATAGGGGTCTCTCACTTTATATAACGCAAGTCATGTAAATCCAGTTTTCAAATTAGCTTCAATTTTGTAAAGGAAATTGGGGAAAGCCcacaaaaagaagcagaaaacctAACATACCAGTTTAGATTTATGCATATATTAGGTAAGAAATGTTATCTATTTCCTTTCTGAAATCTAGAGTGCCTGGTTAAAATGTCTTAATCCCCAGGAATCCCCTGCCTCTGGCCTGCTTATTTCTCTATCAGAAAAACGTCCTATCAGGAGACCTCCAAATTCCAGGTCCATGATGTACAGAACTTATACTCCCAATCTTTCCTTGTGAATTCATACTTATTAATGCAAGACAACAATGACACACTTTACCATCAGTGGAACAGAGCAAGGAATATTACCATGAAAATACCTTTAGCTCACTGCTTCACATCTTCTACAGTAAGCTAGTACCTGACTTTGTGCTTACACATTTTAAACTCAACAAAATtagtttactttattttttatttttaaaaatttatttattttatttattttttggctgcatcgggtcttcgttgctgtgcacgggcggctttctctagttgcagcgagtgggggctactctttgttgcggtgtgcgggcttctcattgcggtggcttctctcgttgcgggtcaggggctctaggcgcgtggacttcagtagttgcagcacacaggctcagtagttgtggcacacaggcttagtagttgtagcacacgggctgaGCTGCTCAgctgcatgtgggatattcccggaccagggattgaacccgtgtcccctgcactggcaggtggattctcaaccactgtgccaccagggaagccccaaattagtGTACTTTAAATTAGGTATTCCTGTATTATCAACCTGTAGCATTATAAAtcatatttctttgaaaagtcCTGAAAAGGCTTTAGATATTGAGTGCTGGTTAATATATGctcattttttcccccctttaGGCTAATGAATCCTTATTTTCATCCTGTTCATTTGATCATGttactatacttttttttaaaaaataaatttatttatttatggctgtgttgggtcttcgttgctgcacgtgggctttctctagttacggcaagcaggggctactcttcgttgcggagagcgggcttctcattgcagtggcttctcttgttgcggagcatgggctctaggcatgcgggcttcagtagttgtggctcatgggctctagtacacaggttcagcagttgtggcgcacgggcttagttgctccgcgtcatgtgggatcttcccggaccagggctcgaacctgtgtcccttgcactggcaggtgggttcttaaccactgcgccaccagggaagccctgatcatgTAACTATACTTTTAAATTCTACTGCCAAATTGTTAAAAtggaattatgtttttaaagagtctttatcttttcaaaatagatGAAATATTAATAGATGAAATGATGTCTGGGATTGGCATCAAAATAACTATGGGGGAAGGAGGATGCTGGATTGGCCAGAACTGATAACTTCAACTGAGCATCAGTATATGGGGACTGAGTATTTTTTCAAACCTATACAAAAGTAGATAGAAGTTTTAatccataataaaaagaaaaaatttaaatgtaacaaaaagatttattttctctacttACCATCTAGTAATTCCAGAGTAACTGTAGGATCCACATATTCCCACCAATGTTTTCCATCAGTTGACACGGGAATCTCCCAATTGGACCATTTGCAAGCCAAATGAATGCATACACATGCTATCACTGTTGGTTTATACTGAAGACAGAAGGTTGTAAGATGCAGACTGTTGTGGAGCAGGTTTGGAACGAAGAGTCATAGAAAttcaaatatgtaaaacaaagaaaaacatttaccaATAAGattagagcaaaaataaaattataaaggttttctttttcaagtctAGAGTATAAAaccttattttattaaattaaaagttaacATTATAACACTTTTTATGACTATGGTCATAAAAATTTGAACACTAAAAAACCTATATAGATTATGAACATGTTCACACTCTTACTTCCTAGAGTATATTATTAATACtactaatatattaatatttctaatttttttttacatctaagTTAAAAGTATTTTTACCTCTCTATAAAAGGAGAGGAAGACAGTATATTTCAACTAATTACTACATACAAGTAAAACGCTTTAAACTTTCTTTGgtggtatttttgtttcttttgtaatGTCATGgcaaaaaactaaagaaaaagcaGACGACTATAAAACTGACAAGGTAATTTCAATAACACATCATAATCAGGGATTACCATTTGATGTGGCTTAACAAACATTAATTCTTAAGTAACTCAGACAACTTAAAACCTATCTAGGTAAAACTAACTTCTTCTCAGCAAAGCCACAGAGGAAACTTACCTTTTGCTGAACAGCTTGAAGGCCCAATGTTGTTAAATACTACAAAAATACTACCTTTCTCCTTCCATGACATGCCAAAGACTGGGCATGTAGCATGTCACAGCTAGCCTCTTCTaaccaaagttttaaatttaagtgatttttttggCCTTGTTGTTCAGAATTTCTAGGGATAGAGGTTAAATCCCAGCAACATATACCTAAGAAAATATATTGGCTTTTGCCAATCCAAAGTTTTAAACAAAACTTAACAGTGTCACAAGAAATTAAGGACCACATAAAGATGGTTTGGTCCACTCCTCCCTAATGActcactttaaaaacaaatttacatcATTAATATAATCAATCTagaacaaaattaatatattagaTGTGAAAGACTTTCAAAAACTATTCTTCCAGTTCAGTTTCAGAATTGATGAAAATGTCTACTGATCAAGCACAAACCCATACCATTCTTTATATGAACTGaagagtaagtttttttttttaaagtaaaaattatactTATGCAAATCAAGGCACTAATAGGATGTGACTACTACTAATCTACTACTGGCGGGtattatctggaaaaaaaaaaccaagttatataaattttgtttattaaaaaagctttaatgattattttaaagttaagatTGGATcaatgtgaaatttttttaaattgtcatttaacTATAATTGTAAACTAGAAATAGCTTTATACTTACCAAGTTGCTCGAATTTCTACGTTAAGTTTAGCTCTTTGTAATCTTTAGCTGCTATTCAGGCTACCAATTTTAGACTTATGCACTCACAAATCGAGAATATGTCATCAGAAAGCACCACTACACTTCACATTGTGCATTTAACCCCTCTGTGCCAAAAGTCCCTTGTACAATACACCGCAAAGCAGACAGGAAGGTACCACCACAGTAGATGGTCCAGTCTCCTGCTGCAACAAGGGTAAGAGACACATTGAGGGGGCCCTGCATTAAAGGAAGCTATAGTGTGCTACAACAGTGCAACAAAGAGGGTCAGGATAACAACCTGTTGGTAGCCATGAAATAGGATGTCTGTGCCAAATCCTTGCTtgctgtaagaaaagaaaaaaaaaacgaagacAATACTATCAGCATTAACATGCTACCATCGAAAGTTCTCAACACAACAAAAACTTCAAAGATTTGTACacaaaaagtaaattttacttaCTACTTACAAATATCACAAGAGCGCCATCATTTTCTATACTACTGAAAATCTTCAACAACATTCACTCAAATGTTTCTTGCTATCCCCCAAAGATCTGAGAAACAAGCCGATTTGCTTTTAGCTAGCCAGTTACAAGGGCTAAACTTGTTACTAAGTTAAGCATCTAGTCAGCTAAAAGTTGCAATAAAGCATTctcctggatttaaaaaaaaaaaaaagaagaagaagaagaaaagattttgaaGTCTAATACAAAATACAAAGAGTTGCCTGCCAGACTTAATCCTCAGTCATCATATTTAAGTTGGTTTAAGTACttccaccaaaagaaaaaacaaaaacaaacccccaaccCCGAAACTCAGAGAGCACAAACTGCTCAGTTTTTCATCATGCTACTAAGCATCAACAGAGAATAAACAACCTAGAAACATCATAAGGATGTAGATACAGAAAACAccactgtattatttttaaattatataatccaGTTAACCATAACGTTAGAAAAGATACAAGTACTCTAGAGGGAATCAGGATGCTTCAATACTGGTCCTCAATAGAAAAGCAATTTTTAACAACTAGCTTCTTGAAATACTGAAATGGAAAACAGtgcccctctcccttcttctGCTTCTTATTCTTCCCAACAGGGATGCCTCTGCTATTAGTCTCCCCCCTTTCCCCAGTTACATTCATAATCACTGACATACCTTTCCTCTCTGCTCACCTAGGATCAGTTCACCTCAGCTCACCCCCTCTAACAGGTCTCAAATTCCTTGCCCTCTCCTATTTTTATTTGTGGCACCTGTAATTCCCCGCTGCCCCATGTGGATCATCAACATAAAGGTTTACAAAAGGGATTTGGGTTTAGCAGAGTTGTGCTAAGGAAGAGTGTCAAAGCATCAGATGTCTTGGAGGCAGTGTGACTTAAGTATGGCATTCTTtcctggtggggagggaaggagaaatcaCAGAAATGAAAGGTCCCTGTAAAATGACATCAGCCAATCCTGCAGCAAAGTAGCATAATAACTTTCTCATCTCCAGAGGTCGGGGGCAGGGGAGAACTTCAAAGAACTCAAACCTTttaccctcacccccacccacgAAAGAATcaaaacatatagaaaagtaaGTAAAAGTAAGTTTAAATTGCTATTGCAGTTTTCACCTCAGAACAAATGTAAATTCAATAACCTATTAAAAGTCATTGCAACAGAGAAGAATGTAGGGAAAATGTTCTTTTGTTAGCTGAAAGTGGTTTTaggggcaaaggaaaaaaaatataccaaacacgaaagaacattttaaaaatgcagtaagATGCAAATTATAGTTACTTGAAATGTTAGTCAGACAAAATGATGTTAAACACATATGAGAGTCATACTAAAATTTAAGAATTGGTCACATTTTaaacattaacaacaacaacaaaaaaatcagatttaaatattttgctttggATGATATATCAAATTCATagtttttgtaaatgtttaaattttactGTTCAATTTGGCAAAATAAATGGACTTTAATGTCTCTAGCTTCTCTAGATAGGATTTAAGAGAAGCTGACTCAAATTTCACAATACTAAGCTGAAAATTCAGTTTCATTTCCTactaagagtgtgtgtgtatgtatatgcacatacacGTACATATTTTTAacctatatttaatatcttcaaCATCTGTCTTTACTAATCTCAACTTAAGGCAAATTATATGGCTCTCCATTATTTAAACAAAACAGCTTACCCTTTCAAGTTTTCAGGAAAACAGAACTTCTCTCAAGCTCTGTTTCTTAATCCAGCATCTACAATAGTTATCTATACAATTCTATACTACACTGTAATACTGAGGATGAGAAAgtgctataaaatatataaccatgAAGAACAGAAACCAAAATTAACTATGTTCTAGTTTAGTTTATAAATGATAACATTTgcttttaggattaaaaaaatataaataggatTTTTATTAGTCCATTTCTTAACAATGACAACTGTGGTACCAGACAACaggtttgtctgtttttatatgtAGCCATTAGCATAGTAATAAAACCTTAACCTAGATATAAAGTGAATTCAATTTAGAATGAATAAGAGAACATTTAGGTAAACACTAGATTCAAGGCCTTCAAAAGTCTTACCCATTTTGTTTAGAATAAACCTAAACAAGTCTGGTGGTAAAGGAATGAAActgcaaaatttcattttcaaaaagaagTATCAGAAAAAGGCACACTAAAGGTTCCAAGTGGTTGCTATTAGTGTGTAACACTTCACATGGTAAACAGGAAA from Lagenorhynchus albirostris chromosome 6, mLagAlb1.1, whole genome shotgun sequence includes:
- the CCNT2 gene encoding cyclin-T2 isoform X3, whose product is MASGRGASSRWFFTREQLENTPSRRCGVEADKELSYRQQAANLIQDMGQRLNVSQLTINTAIVYMHRFYMHHSFTKFNRNIISPTALFLAAKVEEQARKLEHVIKVAHACLHPLEPLLDTKCDAYLQQTQELVLLETIMLQTLGFEITIEHPHTDVVKCTQLVRASKDLAQTSYFMATNSLHLTTFCLQYKPTVIACVCIHLACKWSNWEIPVSTDGKHWWEYVDPTVTLELLDELTHEFLQILEKTPSRLKRIRNWRANQAAKKPKVDGQVSETPLLGSSLVQNSILVDSVTGVPTNPSFQKPSTSTFPAPVPLNSGNISVQDSHASDNLSVLATGMPSTSYGLSSHQEWPQHQESARTEQIYSQKQETSLSGSQYSINFQQGPSVSLHSGLHHRPDKISDHSNIKQDYTHKAGSSKHHGPSSATPGVIPQKMSLDKYREKRKLETLDLDARDHYIAAQVEQQHKHVQSQAASSSSVTSPIKMKIPITNAEKPEKYMADKKEKSGSLKLRIPIPPTDKSVSKEELKMKIKVSSSERHSSSDEGSGKSKHSSPHISRDHKEKHKEHPSNRHHPSSHKYSHSYSGSSSGGSKHSADGIPPAVLRSPVGLSSDGISSSSSSSRKKLHINDASHNHHSKMSKSSKSSGGLRTSQHPRETGQEASGDQRS
- the CCNT2 gene encoding cyclin-T2 isoform X1; the encoded protein is MASGRGASSRWFFTREQLENTPSRRCGVEADKELSYRQQAANLIQDMGQRLNVSQLTINTAIVYMHRFYMHHSFTKFNRNIISPTALFLAAKVEEQARKLEHVIKVAHACLHPLEPLLDTKCDAYLQQTQELVLLETIMLQTLGFEITIEHPHTDVVKCTQLVRASKDLAQTSYFMATNSLHLTTFCLQYKPTVIACVCIHLACKWSNWEIPVSTDGKHWWEYVDPTVTLELLDELTHEFLQILEKTPSRLKRIRNWRANQAAKKPKVDGQVSETPLLGSSLVQNSILVDSVTGVPTNPSFQKPSTSTFPAPVPLNSGNISVQDSHASDNLSVLATGMPSTSYGLSSHQEWPQHQESARTEQIYSQKQETSLSGSQYSINFQQGPSVSLHSGLHHRPDKISDHSNIKQDYTHKAGSSKHHGPSSATPGVIPQKMSLDKYREKRKLETLDLDARDHYIAAQVEQQHKHVQSQAASSSSVTSPIKMKIPITNAEKPEKYMADKKEKSGSLKLRIPIPPTDKSVSKEELKMKIKVSSSERHSSSDEGSGKSKHSSPHISRDHKEKHKEHPSNRHHPSSHKYSHSYSGSSSGGSKHSADGIPPAVLRSPVGLSSDGISSSSSSSRKKLHINDASHNHHSKMSKSSKSSGSSSSSSSSVKQYVSSHNSVFNHPLPPPPPVTYQVGYGHLSTLVKLDKKPVETNGPDVNHEYSTNSQHMDYKDTFDMLDSLLSAQGMNM
- the CCNT2 gene encoding cyclin-T2 isoform X6, encoding MLLKIFSSIENDGALVIFVSTSKDLAQTSYFMATNSLHLTTFCLQYKPTVIACVCIHLACKWSNWEIPVSTDGKHWWEYVDPTVTLELLDELTHEFLQILEKTPSRLKRIRNWRANQAAKKPKVDGQVSETPLLGSSLVQNSILVDSVTGVPTNPSFQKPSTSTFPAPVPLNSGNISVQDSHASDNLSVLATGMPSTSYGLSSHQEWPQHQESARTEQIYSQKQETSLSGSQYSINFQQGPSVSLHSGLHHRPDKISDHSNIKQDYTHKAGSSKHHGPSSATPGVIPQKMSLDKYREKRKLETLDLDARDHYIAAQVEQQHKHVQSQAASSSSVTSPIKMKIPITNAEKPEKYMADKKEKSGSLKLRIPIPPTDKSVSKEELKMKIKVSSSERHSSSDEGSGKSKHSSPHISRDHKEKHKEHPSNRHHPSSHKYSHSYSGSSSGGSKHSADGIPPAVLRSPVGLSSDGISSSSSSSRKKLHINDASHNHHSKMSKSSKSSGSSSSSSSSVKQYVSSHNSVFNHPLPPPPPVTYQVGYGHLSTLVKLDKKPVETNGPDVNHEYSTNSQHMDYKDTFDMLDSLLSAQGMNM